The following DNA comes from Polyangia bacterium.
AGACGGTGATCCGCAAGCTGTTCGAGCACGTCGAGGTTCCGTGACCTTGATGTCATGCTGACCCGCGACCTTCTCAAGAAGATCCGCAAGATCGAGATCGTGACCGAACGTCTGGTTCGCGATCGCACGGCCGGCCAGTACCATTCGGTGTTCAAGGGCCGCGGCATCGCCTTTTCCGAAGTGCGCCAGTACATCCCCGGTGACGACATCCGCATGATCGACTGGAACGTGTCGGCGCGCATGAACGAGGCCTACGTCAAGCTGTTCACCGAAGAGCGCGAGATGACCGTGCTGCTGCTGGTGGACATGTCAGCGTCGGAGAACTTCGGTTCGCGGGCGCAGGAGAAACGCGAGCTGGCGGCGGAGATCGCCGCGGTGCTGGCCTTCTCCGCCATCCGCAACAACGATCGGGTCGGGCTGATCATCTTCACCGACACGGTCGAAAAGTTCGTGCCGCCGAAAAAGGGCAAGAAACACGTGCTGCGGGTGATCAGCGAGATCTTGTCGTTCCAGCCGCACAGCCCGCGCACCAACATCGCCGCCGGGCTGCAGTTTCTGGGGCGCATCGCCCGGCGGCGGGCGGTGGCCTTTCTGATCTCGGATTTTCTGGCGCCCCAGGTGAGCTATGAGCGGGCGTTGCGCCTCTCGGCCGGGCGCCACGATCTGGTTCCGGTGTCGGTGACCGATCCGCTGGAAGAGGCGCTGCCCAAGGTGGGATTGATCGAGCTGCAAGATCCGGAGACCGGCGAGGTGGTGGTGTTCGACACCAGCGGCGCTGAAAGCCGGGCCTTTGCCGCCGACGCGCGGGTGGCGGCGGTGGCGCGCCAGACGTTGTTCCGTCGGCTGTCGCTGGACGCCATCAGCGTGCGCACCGATCGCCCGTATCTGCCGGCGCTGACCACCTTCTTCGAAGCGCGGGCGCGGAGGCTGCGGCATTGAGGCGGGCGGCGACGCGAACGGGCGCCGCGGCGGCCGCGATGGCGACCTTGCTGGCGGCCTGGCTTTCGTGCGCTGGCGCGCCGACGGTGGTCGCCGCCGCTGAACCACCGGCCGCAGCCGCCGACGCAGGCGCCACGGCAGCAGCGCTTGCGCCCGATCCGGAAGCGCCGACGGTCACCGCGCGGGTCGACAAGGCCGACGCGCACGTGGGCGACGTGATCACGCTGGTGGTCACCGCCATCAGCGCGCGCGGGATCCCGGTGAACCTGCCCAGCACGCTGGAGCTGGACAAGTTCTCGGTCCTTGAGCGCAAGGAAGCGGAGAGCGATCTCGGCGACGGGCGGATGCGACGGGAGTTCACCCTGAGCGTGGCCGCCTATGAAACCGGCGAGACCCAGATCCCGGCCATCGAAGTCACCTACCTCGGCAAGGGCGGCGACGTGCGGACGGCCAAGACCGACCCCGTGCCGATCAAGATCAGCAGCGTGATCGCCAACGATCCGGAGCCGACGTTGAAGGACGCGGCGCCGCCGGTGGTGGTGATGCAGCGCGATCTGTTGCTGGTGTACATCGCCGGCGGCTTGCTGGCGGCGGCGCTGGGCGCGCTGCTGGCGTGGTTGATCCTGCGCCGCCTGCGCGCGCGGGCCATCCTGCGCCCGGGCCCGCCGCCGCGCCCCGCGCACGAGGTGGCGCTGGAGCGTCTGGATCGGCTGGGCGCCTACGGCTTTCTGGAGAACGCCGACAACCGCCCGTTCTACTTCGCCGTGTCGGAGGTGATTCGCGACTATCTGGGCACGCGCTTTGGTTTTGATTCGCTGGAGCTGACCACCGACGAGCTGATGGCCGAGCTGCGCCGCCGCGCCCCGCGCGAGCTGGTGCTGGGCGAGATCGAAGGCTGGCTGGCGGCCGCTGACCTGGTGAAGTTCGCCAAGTTCTCGCCCAGCGTGGCCGAGGCGCGCGGCACGCTGGAGACGGCGATTCGCATCGTCTCGGCCACCAAGCCGCGTCCGCTGGATCAGACGCCGTCGCCGGTCACCACCGGATCGCCGAGCGGAACCGCCCCTCCGTCGCCGCCGCCCGCCGCCGCGTCCGGAGAGCGCACGTGAAAAAAAGCGGGCGCATTCCTTACGGCCTCATCGCGCTTTTGTTCGGGCCGCTGGCGGTGGCGTATCTGTGGATCCTGCGCGGGGCGGACGGCTTTCGTTTCGCGCACCCGGGCGCGCTGGCGATGATCCCTCTCGGCGTGGCGATGGTGCTGTGGGCGGGGATCCGGCGCGCGCCGGCGCGCAGCGCGGTCCTCACCCACGCCCGCGCGTCGGAGCTGGGCGCGCGCCGGCCGGGCCTGGTGGCGCGCCTCAAAGATCTGCCGCTGGTGCTGCGCCTGGGGGCGGTGGTGCTGGTGGGCGTGGCCCTGGCCCGCCCGCAAACCTCGCGCGTCGACGACGAGCTGGAGCTGGAAGGCATCGATATCGTCATTGCCCTGGACGTGTCGGGTTCGATGGAGGCGACCGATCTTCTGCCCAACCGTCTGGACGCGGCCAAGGCGGTGATCGAACGCTTCGTGCGCCGCCGTCCGTCGGATCGCATCGGCTTGGTGGTGTTCGGGCGCGACGCCTACACCCACATTCCGCTGACGCTGGACCACGGCACGTTCCTGCGCATGCTGGCCGAGCTGCACCTGGGGATCATCGACGGCAGCGGCACGGCCATCGGCAACGGCATCGGCGTGGCGCTCAATCGCCTGCGGCATTCGGACGCCAAGTCCAAGGTGATCATCTTGCTGACCGATGGAGACAACAACGCCGGCAACATCTCGCCGCCGCAAGCCGCGCAGTACGCGCAGACCATGGGCGTGAAGATCTACACCATCCTGGCCGGCGACAACGCCACCGACGATGACGCGGCCAACGCGAACG
Coding sequences within:
- a CDS encoding BatD family protein produces the protein MRRAATRTGAAAAAMATLLAAWLSCAGAPTVVAAAEPPAAAADAGATAAALAPDPEAPTVTARVDKADAHVGDVITLVVTAISARGIPVNLPSTLELDKFSVLERKEAESDLGDGRMRREFTLSVAAYETGETQIPAIEVTYLGKGGDVRTAKTDPVPIKISSVIANDPEPTLKDAAPPVVVMQRDLLLVYIAGGLLAAALGALLAWLILRRLRARAILRPGPPPRPAHEVALERLDRLGAYGFLENADNRPFYFAVSEVIRDYLGTRFGFDSLELTTDELMAELRRRAPRELVLGEIEGWLAAADLVKFAKFSPSVAEARGTLETAIRIVSATKPRPLDQTPSPVTTGSPSGTAPPSPPPAAASGERT
- a CDS encoding DUF58 domain-containing protein, with product MLTRDLLKKIRKIEIVTERLVRDRTAGQYHSVFKGRGIAFSEVRQYIPGDDIRMIDWNVSARMNEAYVKLFTEEREMTVLLLVDMSASENFGSRAQEKRELAAEIAAVLAFSAIRNNDRVGLIIFTDTVEKFVPPKKGKKHVLRVISEILSFQPHSPRTNIAAGLQFLGRIARRRAVAFLISDFLAPQVSYERALRLSAGRHDLVPVSVTDPLEEALPKVGLIELQDPETGEVVVFDTSGAESRAFAADARVAAVARQTLFRRLSLDAISVRTDRPYLPALTTFFEARARRLRH
- a CDS encoding VWA domain-containing protein, with translation MKKSGRIPYGLIALLFGPLAVAYLWILRGADGFRFAHPGALAMIPLGVAMVLWAGIRRAPARSAVLTHARASELGARRPGLVARLKDLPLVLRLGAVVLVGVALARPQTSRVDDELELEGIDIVIALDVSGSMEATDLLPNRLDAAKAVIERFVRRRPSDRIGLVVFGRDAYTHIPLTLDHGTFLRMLAELHLGIIDGSGTAIGNGIGVALNRLRHSDAKSKVIILLTDGDNNAGNISPPQAAQYAQTMGVKIYTILAGDNATDDDAANANANNGRPAQPHPPVNPKLLEQIATITGGTPYLATDTAALAQRFQNILEDLEKSRIKDRGVLYAELFQRFLLVGFALLVLEVALRLTRWRRLP